The following are encoded together in the Fundulus heteroclitus isolate FHET01 chromosome 19, MU-UCD_Fhet_4.1, whole genome shotgun sequence genome:
- the LOC105919429 gene encoding ankyrin repeat and SOCS box protein 2 isoform X2 yields the protein MLVLQTLPAMTTVSRTRFLYNRLNRDFKRRLSACSQSFFISPNVLRSGDVEALNDLAASSSHSLLKENKDGWLPLHHAAYFGQTDCLKTLLKAHPGSVDKRTLQEQTALLLAVSCEQLPCVLSLLESGADPDICSSNKETPLYKACELENVDMVKLVLLHGATVNQRCAQGWTALHEAVSRENTEICEILIRAGATVNPANTYSITPLIVAAQRGLMRALCYLVGKGADVNMQTCDGLTALHEASKNGHKEVVALLLSKNADANKPDDSGLLPLHVAAQCGHHEIVSLLVPVTSRAKLRHSWISPLHLAAQHDRHAAAAVLLRTGADVNATLAHGHSVQYADRRATALYFAVAHGSRRTAEVLVNAGASLSLDPVSPLLMAARQGCVSTVSLLLERGADTDAPLPSFATTFPVVVALCKSNLPLLRCLLNHGCDAFSCFTCTYGAAPHPPSRESSLGTVGSHRYDCTRPLNCDERAERATQFCEWISTPAMSKWAGPIVDMLLEHVGHVQPCSKLTELLDSREEWHHIKRKSLSPRPLQHLCRLRIWTQMGRDRRRSVASLPLPIRLKTYLSPDDLNR from the exons TCCTTCAGACGCTTCCAGCGATGACTACAGTTAGCAGAACCAGGTTTCTTTACAACAGACTGAACAGGGATTTCAAGCGCCGACTGTCTGCCTGCTCCCAGAGCTTCTTCATTTCACCAAACGTCCTCAG GAGTGGAGATGTGGAAGCCCTCAATGATCTGGCAGCGTCCTCCTCCCACAGCCTGCTGAAGGAGAACAAAGATGGATGGCTACCTTTGCACCATGCTGCCTATTTTGGGCAGACTGACTGCCTGAAGACCCTGTTGAAGG CCCATCCAGGTTCAGTGGACAAACGGACCCTGCAGGAGCAGACGGCGCTGCTGCTGGCCGTGTCATGTGAACAGTTGCCCTGCGTGCTGTCCCTTCTGGAGTCAGGCGCTGACCCCGACATCTGCAGCAGCAACAAAGAAACTCCTTTGTACAAAG CGTGTGAGCTGGAAAATGTGGACATGGTAAAGCTTGTTCTGCTGCACGGCGCCACCGTGAACCAGCGGTGCGCTCAGGGCTGGACGGCGCTCCACGAGGCCGTTTCCAGGGAGAACACGGAGATCTGCGAGATACTGATCCGAGCCGGGGCCACGGTCAACCCAGCCAACACCTACAGCATCACGCCGCTTATCGTGGCGGCTCAGCGAGGACTGATGAGGGCGCTGTGTTACCTCGTCGGTAAAG gcgcAGATGTGAACATGCAGACATGTGATGGCCTCACAGCTCTGCATGAAGCCAGCAAGAATGGACACAAGGAGGTTGTCGCTCTACTCCTGTCTAAGAATGCAGACGCCAACAAACCTGACGACTCCGGGCTGCTGCCTCTACACGTCGCTGCCCAGTGTGGTCACCATGA GATCGTCTCCCTGCTCGTCCCCGTTACGAGCCGAGCCAAGCTCCGGCACAGCTGGATCAGCCCCCTGCACCTGGCGGCGCAGCACGACAGGCACGCCGCGGCGGCTGTGCTGCTGAGAACGGGCGCAGACGTGAACGCCACTCTGGCACACGGTCACTCCGTCCAGTACGCCGACCGACGCGCCACCGCGCTCTACTTCGCCGTCGCCCACGGCAGCAGGAGGACGGCGGAGGTGTTGGTGAACGCCGGTGCGAGCCTGAGCCTGGATCCGGTCAGCCCTCTGCTGATGGCTGCGCGTCAGGGCTGCGTCAGCACCGTGTCCCTGCTTCTGGAGCGAGGGGCCGATACGGACGCACCGTTGCCGTCATTTGCCACGACATTCCCGGTCGTTGTTGCACTTTGTAAGAGTAATCTACCTCTGCTGAGGTGCCTTTTGAACCACGGCTGTGATGCCTTCTCCTGTTTCACCTGTACCTACGGTGCTGCCCCCCACCCTCCATCAAGGGAATCCAGCTTAGGAACTGTTGGCAGCCACAGATATGATTGTACACGTCCTTTAAACTGTGATGAAAGGGCAGAGAGGGCAACACAG TTCTGTGAGTGGATCTCTACCCCAGCTATGAGTAAATGGGCCGGACCCATCGTGGACATGCTGCTGGAGCACGTCGGTCACGTTCAGCCGTGCAGCAAGctcactgagctcctggacagCAGAGAAGAATGGCACCACATCAAGAGGAAGTCGT TGTCACCACGTCCCCTGCAGCACCTTTGCAGATTAAGGATTTGGACTCAGATGGGGAGAGACAGGAGGAGATCTGTTGCCAGCTTGCCTCTGCCAATCAGACTGAAAACATATCTGAGTCCTGATGACCTAAATAGATAA
- the LOC105919429 gene encoding ankyrin repeat and SOCS box protein 2 isoform X3 translates to MTKFSYSDYLSQFRNAGRKRGDDVSRLQGDNSGGGSPEPPESGDVEALNDLAASSSHSLLKENKDGWLPLHHAAYFGQTDCLKTLLKAHPGSVDKRTLQEQTALLLAVSCEQLPCVLSLLESGADPDICSSNKETPLYKACELENVDMVKLVLLHGATVNQRCAQGWTALHEAVSRENTEICEILIRAGATVNPANTYSITPLIVAAQRGLMRALCYLVGKGADVNMQTCDGLTALHEASKNGHKEVVALLLSKNADANKPDDSGLLPLHVAAQCGHHEIVSLLVPVTSRAKLRHSWISPLHLAAQHDRHAAAAVLLRTGADVNATLAHGHSVQYADRRATALYFAVAHGSRRTAEVLVNAGASLSLDPVSPLLMAARQGCVSTVSLLLERGADTDAPLPSFATTFPVVVALCKSNLPLLRCLLNHGCDAFSCFTCTYGAAPHPPSRESSLGTVGSHRYDCTRPLNCDERAERATQFCEWISTPAMSKWAGPIVDMLLEHVGHVQPCSKLTELLDSREEWHHIKRKSLSPRPLQHLCRLRIWTQMGRDRRRSVASLPLPIRLKTYLSPDDLNR, encoded by the exons ATGACCAAATTCAGCTATTCCGACTACTTATCCCAGTTCCGTAACGCGGGACGCAAACGCGGAGACGACGTGTCTCGACTGCAGGGAGATAACAGCGGAGGAGGATCGCCAGAGCCGCCGGA GAGTGGAGATGTGGAAGCCCTCAATGATCTGGCAGCGTCCTCCTCCCACAGCCTGCTGAAGGAGAACAAAGATGGATGGCTACCTTTGCACCATGCTGCCTATTTTGGGCAGACTGACTGCCTGAAGACCCTGTTGAAGG CCCATCCAGGTTCAGTGGACAAACGGACCCTGCAGGAGCAGACGGCGCTGCTGCTGGCCGTGTCATGTGAACAGTTGCCCTGCGTGCTGTCCCTTCTGGAGTCAGGCGCTGACCCCGACATCTGCAGCAGCAACAAAGAAACTCCTTTGTACAAAG CGTGTGAGCTGGAAAATGTGGACATGGTAAAGCTTGTTCTGCTGCACGGCGCCACCGTGAACCAGCGGTGCGCTCAGGGCTGGACGGCGCTCCACGAGGCCGTTTCCAGGGAGAACACGGAGATCTGCGAGATACTGATCCGAGCCGGGGCCACGGTCAACCCAGCCAACACCTACAGCATCACGCCGCTTATCGTGGCGGCTCAGCGAGGACTGATGAGGGCGCTGTGTTACCTCGTCGGTAAAG gcgcAGATGTGAACATGCAGACATGTGATGGCCTCACAGCTCTGCATGAAGCCAGCAAGAATGGACACAAGGAGGTTGTCGCTCTACTCCTGTCTAAGAATGCAGACGCCAACAAACCTGACGACTCCGGGCTGCTGCCTCTACACGTCGCTGCCCAGTGTGGTCACCATGA GATCGTCTCCCTGCTCGTCCCCGTTACGAGCCGAGCCAAGCTCCGGCACAGCTGGATCAGCCCCCTGCACCTGGCGGCGCAGCACGACAGGCACGCCGCGGCGGCTGTGCTGCTGAGAACGGGCGCAGACGTGAACGCCACTCTGGCACACGGTCACTCCGTCCAGTACGCCGACCGACGCGCCACCGCGCTCTACTTCGCCGTCGCCCACGGCAGCAGGAGGACGGCGGAGGTGTTGGTGAACGCCGGTGCGAGCCTGAGCCTGGATCCGGTCAGCCCTCTGCTGATGGCTGCGCGTCAGGGCTGCGTCAGCACCGTGTCCCTGCTTCTGGAGCGAGGGGCCGATACGGACGCACCGTTGCCGTCATTTGCCACGACATTCCCGGTCGTTGTTGCACTTTGTAAGAGTAATCTACCTCTGCTGAGGTGCCTTTTGAACCACGGCTGTGATGCCTTCTCCTGTTTCACCTGTACCTACGGTGCTGCCCCCCACCCTCCATCAAGGGAATCCAGCTTAGGAACTGTTGGCAGCCACAGATATGATTGTACACGTCCTTTAAACTGTGATGAAAGGGCAGAGAGGGCAACACAG TTCTGTGAGTGGATCTCTACCCCAGCTATGAGTAAATGGGCCGGACCCATCGTGGACATGCTGCTGGAGCACGTCGGTCACGTTCAGCCGTGCAGCAAGctcactgagctcctggacagCAGAGAAGAATGGCACCACATCAAGAGGAAGTCGT TGTCACCACGTCCCCTGCAGCACCTTTGCAGATTAAGGATTTGGACTCAGATGGGGAGAGACAGGAGGAGATCTGTTGCCAGCTTGCCTCTGCCAATCAGACTGAAAACATATCTGAGTCCTGATGACCTAAATAGATAA
- the LOC105919424 gene encoding protein FAM181A, whose amino-acid sequence MSSADSEVKTLLNFVNLASSDIKAALDKSAPCRRSVDHRKYLQKQLKRFSQKFSRVPRCQTLRSADYRCARAAGAERQSAAVVDEAGSDAQHAQNVGGVTEQVPMRKRQLPASFWEEPRLTKTKRDKSCLDLRRSSSGTSEGTENEKRRRSQDDALKTAISSSSRRSSVDKEVLKLDLTSHHSVSFCGCWPFQFHGNQVLHSQIVVPHPPVSLWSKAAGPEPERPEHPYGQKLHTHVVVKPIPTKPTAQSPIFSVFGFI is encoded by the coding sequence atgtcgaGCGCAGACAGCGAAGTTAAAACGTTGCTCAACTTTGTGAATTTGGCATCAAGCGACATCAAGGCGGCCCTGGATAAGTCCGCTCCGTGCAGGCGCTCCGTGGATCACCGGAAATACCTGCAGAAACAGCTCAAGCGCTTCTCACaaaagttctccagagtcccgAGATGCCAGACGCTCAGATCTGCGGACTACAGGTGCGCCAGAGCTGCAGGAGCCGAGCGCCAAAGCGCGGCGGTGGTAGACGAGGCCGGCTCCGACGCGCAACACGCTCAGAACGTCGGAGGCGTCACGGAGCAGGTGCCGATGAGGAAACGACAACTACCGGCCTCGTTTTGGGAGGAACCCAGGCTAACCAAAACTAAGAGAGACAAATCCTGTTTGGATTTAAGAAGAAGCAGCTCTGGGACATCTGAAGGAACCGAGAATGAAAAGAGGAGAAGGAGTCAGGATGACGCTCTAAAGACCGCGATCTCCTCATCCAGCCGGCGCAGCTCTGTGGATAAAGAGGTCCTGAAACTGGATCTGACTTCCCACCACTCCGTGAGCTTCTGCGGCTGCTGGCCCTTCCAATTCCACGGAAACCAGGTCCTCCACAGTCAAATCGTTGTGCCCCATCCTCCCGTGAGCCTGTGGAGCAAGGCAGCAGGGCCAGAGCCGGAGAGGCCGGAGCATCCTTATGGACAGAAACTTCACACGCACGTTGTGGTCAAACCAATACCGACCAAACCTACAGCTCAGTCACCGATCTTCAGCGTGTTTGGATTCATTTAA
- the LOC105919429 gene encoding ankyrin repeat and SOCS box protein 2 isoform X1 produces the protein MTKFSYSDYLSQFRNAGRKRGDDVSRLQGDNSGGGSPEPPEDAHPVVSAIRSGDVEALNDLAASSSHSLLKENKDGWLPLHHAAYFGQTDCLKTLLKAHPGSVDKRTLQEQTALLLAVSCEQLPCVLSLLESGADPDICSSNKETPLYKACELENVDMVKLVLLHGATVNQRCAQGWTALHEAVSRENTEICEILIRAGATVNPANTYSITPLIVAAQRGLMRALCYLVGKGADVNMQTCDGLTALHEASKNGHKEVVALLLSKNADANKPDDSGLLPLHVAAQCGHHEIVSLLVPVTSRAKLRHSWISPLHLAAQHDRHAAAAVLLRTGADVNATLAHGHSVQYADRRATALYFAVAHGSRRTAEVLVNAGASLSLDPVSPLLMAARQGCVSTVSLLLERGADTDAPLPSFATTFPVVVALCKSNLPLLRCLLNHGCDAFSCFTCTYGAAPHPPSRESSLGTVGSHRYDCTRPLNCDERAERATQFCEWISTPAMSKWAGPIVDMLLEHVGHVQPCSKLTELLDSREEWHHIKRKSLSPRPLQHLCRLRIWTQMGRDRRRSVASLPLPIRLKTYLSPDDLNR, from the exons ATGACCAAATTCAGCTATTCCGACTACTTATCCCAGTTCCGTAACGCGGGACGCAAACGCGGAGACGACGTGTCTCGACTGCAGGGAGATAACAGCGGAGGAGGATCGCCAGAGCCGCCGGA GGATGCTCACCCTGTGGTTTCTGCCATCAGGAGTGGAGATGTGGAAGCCCTCAATGATCTGGCAGCGTCCTCCTCCCACAGCCTGCTGAAGGAGAACAAAGATGGATGGCTACCTTTGCACCATGCTGCCTATTTTGGGCAGACTGACTGCCTGAAGACCCTGTTGAAGG CCCATCCAGGTTCAGTGGACAAACGGACCCTGCAGGAGCAGACGGCGCTGCTGCTGGCCGTGTCATGTGAACAGTTGCCCTGCGTGCTGTCCCTTCTGGAGTCAGGCGCTGACCCCGACATCTGCAGCAGCAACAAAGAAACTCCTTTGTACAAAG CGTGTGAGCTGGAAAATGTGGACATGGTAAAGCTTGTTCTGCTGCACGGCGCCACCGTGAACCAGCGGTGCGCTCAGGGCTGGACGGCGCTCCACGAGGCCGTTTCCAGGGAGAACACGGAGATCTGCGAGATACTGATCCGAGCCGGGGCCACGGTCAACCCAGCCAACACCTACAGCATCACGCCGCTTATCGTGGCGGCTCAGCGAGGACTGATGAGGGCGCTGTGTTACCTCGTCGGTAAAG gcgcAGATGTGAACATGCAGACATGTGATGGCCTCACAGCTCTGCATGAAGCCAGCAAGAATGGACACAAGGAGGTTGTCGCTCTACTCCTGTCTAAGAATGCAGACGCCAACAAACCTGACGACTCCGGGCTGCTGCCTCTACACGTCGCTGCCCAGTGTGGTCACCATGA GATCGTCTCCCTGCTCGTCCCCGTTACGAGCCGAGCCAAGCTCCGGCACAGCTGGATCAGCCCCCTGCACCTGGCGGCGCAGCACGACAGGCACGCCGCGGCGGCTGTGCTGCTGAGAACGGGCGCAGACGTGAACGCCACTCTGGCACACGGTCACTCCGTCCAGTACGCCGACCGACGCGCCACCGCGCTCTACTTCGCCGTCGCCCACGGCAGCAGGAGGACGGCGGAGGTGTTGGTGAACGCCGGTGCGAGCCTGAGCCTGGATCCGGTCAGCCCTCTGCTGATGGCTGCGCGTCAGGGCTGCGTCAGCACCGTGTCCCTGCTTCTGGAGCGAGGGGCCGATACGGACGCACCGTTGCCGTCATTTGCCACGACATTCCCGGTCGTTGTTGCACTTTGTAAGAGTAATCTACCTCTGCTGAGGTGCCTTTTGAACCACGGCTGTGATGCCTTCTCCTGTTTCACCTGTACCTACGGTGCTGCCCCCCACCCTCCATCAAGGGAATCCAGCTTAGGAACTGTTGGCAGCCACAGATATGATTGTACACGTCCTTTAAACTGTGATGAAAGGGCAGAGAGGGCAACACAG TTCTGTGAGTGGATCTCTACCCCAGCTATGAGTAAATGGGCCGGACCCATCGTGGACATGCTGCTGGAGCACGTCGGTCACGTTCAGCCGTGCAGCAAGctcactgagctcctggacagCAGAGAAGAATGGCACCACATCAAGAGGAAGTCGT TGTCACCACGTCCCCTGCAGCACCTTTGCAGATTAAGGATTTGGACTCAGATGGGGAGAGACAGGAGGAGATCTGTTGCCAGCTTGCCTCTGCCAATCAGACTGAAAACATATCTGAGTCCTGATGACCTAAATAGATAA